A region of Reichenbachiella carrageenanivorans DNA encodes the following proteins:
- a CDS encoding amidohydrolase produces the protein MSDLTVAIIQSDLHWENTEANLANFEEKIWSITEPVDLIILPEMFSTGFSMTPEGLAEVPGLKTHKWLLQMANQKKALVGGSYIVKEGTDYHNRFFMAFPDGSYQTYDKRHLFSLAKEELYFKGGTERLIVEYKGWKICPMVCYDLRFPAWAKNRVDPSTGSYDYDLLLYVASWPKPRINAWDTLLKARAIENQSYTIGCNRVGKDGNDYAYVGHSAVYDYLGESQAFLTDQEGIIIQKLEKSEQEDFRRKYPFVADSDEFSITN, from the coding sequence ATGTCAGATCTAACCGTTGCCATCATCCAGTCCGATCTCCACTGGGAAAACACAGAAGCCAATTTGGCAAACTTCGAAGAAAAAATATGGAGCATCACCGAGCCTGTAGATCTCATCATTTTACCAGAGATGTTCAGCACAGGGTTTTCTATGACTCCCGAAGGCTTGGCAGAAGTACCCGGCCTAAAAACCCACAAATGGCTCCTCCAAATGGCCAACCAAAAAAAAGCACTGGTAGGCGGAAGCTATATCGTGAAAGAAGGCACCGATTATCACAACCGGTTTTTTATGGCCTTTCCAGATGGCAGCTACCAGACCTACGACAAGCGTCATCTATTCTCTCTAGCCAAAGAAGAACTCTACTTCAAAGGAGGCACAGAGAGACTCATCGTCGAATATAAAGGATGGAAAATTTGCCCTATGGTATGTTATGATTTGCGTTTTCCAGCTTGGGCCAAAAACAGAGTAGACCCATCTACAGGCAGCTACGATTATGACTTGCTCCTCTATGTGGCTAGCTGGCCTAAACCAAGAATTAATGCTTGGGACACCTTGCTCAAAGCGAGAGCGATTGAAAACCAGAGCTATACCATCGGCTGCAATCGAGTAGGCAAAGATGGCAACGACTACGCCTATGTAGGCCATAGTGCTGTTTACGATTATTTAGGTGAATCTCAAGCCTTTTTGACCGACCAAGAAGGAATTATTATTCAAAAATTGGAAAAATCTGAACAAGAGGACTTCAGAAGAAAATATCCCTTTGTCGCGGATAGCGATGAATTTTCAATCACAAATTAA
- a CDS encoding methionine aminotransferase has protein sequence MISKLPNAQTSIFAVMTKLANECGAINLAQGFPDFDVAPELIDRIHHYMQQGHNQYAPMPGVPGLRAAITKKIDRTYGVSIHPDEVTITAGATQALFASITAIVHAGDEVIFFDPAYDCYLPTIELCGGVPVNINLDKNDFSIPWDEVAQKITKKTKLIIINTPHNPSGAILSSTDLDQLAQLTRGKEIYVISDEVYEHIIFDGQTHASALKHDELKKKSVVIYSFGKTFHATGWKMGYTVAPDFLTTEIQKVHQFLVFSVSTATQWALADYLEDESHYHYLPQFFQKKRDLLLDGMASSRFKPVKCQGTYFQTFSYADISDKPDREMAEWITRNYGVASIPLSPFYTDHSDNKQIRLCFAKSEDTIKKAAQKLCQI, from the coding sequence ATGATCTCCAAGCTACCTAATGCCCAAACATCCATTTTTGCCGTCATGACAAAACTGGCCAATGAGTGTGGCGCAATCAATCTAGCACAAGGTTTCCCAGATTTTGATGTAGCACCAGAGTTGATCGACCGCATTCATCACTACATGCAACAAGGGCACAACCAATATGCACCCATGCCAGGCGTACCTGGCCTCAGAGCGGCTATTACCAAAAAGATTGATCGCACTTATGGCGTATCGATCCACCCCGACGAAGTCACCATAACAGCTGGCGCCACCCAAGCGCTATTTGCCTCCATTACGGCGATAGTGCATGCGGGAGACGAAGTGATCTTCTTCGACCCAGCGTATGATTGCTACCTGCCTACTATCGAGCTGTGCGGTGGAGTACCAGTCAACATCAATTTGGACAAAAATGATTTTTCCATTCCTTGGGACGAAGTAGCACAGAAAATAACAAAGAAGACCAAACTCATCATCATCAATACACCACACAACCCAAGTGGCGCTATCTTATCATCGACAGATCTCGATCAATTGGCCCAATTGACACGAGGTAAAGAAATCTATGTGATCAGCGATGAGGTTTACGAACATATCATTTTCGATGGACAGACACACGCATCAGCACTCAAACATGACGAGCTCAAAAAAAAATCTGTCGTCATCTATTCGTTTGGGAAAACATTTCATGCCACAGGCTGGAAAATGGGCTATACGGTAGCCCCAGATTTTCTAACTACAGAGATTCAGAAAGTACATCAATTTCTAGTATTCAGCGTAAGCACCGCTACCCAATGGGCACTGGCAGACTATCTCGAAGACGAAAGCCATTATCACTACTTGCCACAGTTTTTTCAAAAGAAAAGAGACTTATTGTTAGACGGAATGGCTTCTTCGCGATTCAAACCAGTGAAATGCCAGGGCACCTATTTTCAGACCTTCTCCTATGCCGACATCAGTGATAAACCAGACCGAGAAATGGCCGAATGGATCACTAGAAACTACGGCGTAGCAAGCATTCCGCTATCGCCCTTCTATACCGATCATTCCGACAACAAACAAATCAGGTTATGTTTTGCCAAAAGCGAAGACACCATCAAAAAAGCCGCACAAAAACTATGTCAGATCTAA
- the def gene encoding peptide deformylase has protein sequence MIYPIVVYGDPVLKREADEIEEGSIDVIKLKDDMFETMYEASGIGLAAPQIGKSIRMFVVDGSPLEEEGMEDFKKVFINPEIVWEDGEKWAFEEGCLSIPGIRAEVSRHAKLRINYLDEHFKEHEEEFDGMKARIIQHEYDHIDGVLFTDYLTPFKKRVLKGKLSNISKGKCEADYKIKIPSRK, from the coding sequence ATGATTTACCCCATTGTAGTATATGGAGATCCTGTTTTAAAACGGGAAGCAGACGAAATAGAAGAAGGCAGCATTGATGTCATCAAGCTCAAAGACGACATGTTCGAAACGATGTATGAAGCCAGTGGTATCGGCCTAGCCGCACCACAAATCGGCAAATCCATCCGCATGTTTGTGGTAGACGGCAGCCCGCTCGAAGAAGAAGGCATGGAAGACTTCAAAAAAGTATTCATCAACCCCGAAATCGTATGGGAAGATGGAGAAAAGTGGGCTTTCGAAGAAGGCTGTCTGAGTATCCCAGGTATTCGTGCCGAAGTCTCTCGCCACGCCAAGTTGAGGATCAACTACCTAGACGAACACTTCAAAGAACACGAAGAAGAATTTGACGGTATGAAAGCCCGTATCATCCAACACGAATACGATCACATCGATGGCGTGCTGTTTACAGATTACCTTACACCATTCAAAAAAAGAGTTCTTAAAGGCAAACTCAGCAATATCTCGAAAGGCAAGTGTGAGGCCGACTACAAAATCAAAATTCCTTCACGGAAATAA
- the ruvX gene encoding Holliday junction resolvase RuvX yields the protein MGRILAIDFGTKRTGLAVTDPLKIIATPLDTVRTFQAIDFLKKYHETENIEAFVIGMPKDLMNKDTDSTASVRSFINLLKKNFPDHTIHQMDERYTSKIAMAAMISGGMKKKDRQKKENVDKLSATIILQSYLESRL from the coding sequence ATGGGTAGAATTCTAGCCATTGACTTTGGCACCAAACGCACCGGACTCGCAGTGACTGACCCCCTCAAAATCATTGCCACACCACTCGATACCGTCCGAACCTTCCAAGCCATTGACTTTCTAAAAAAATACCACGAAACAGAAAACATCGAAGCTTTTGTGATCGGCATGCCCAAGGATTTGATGAATAAAGACACAGACAGTACAGCTTCTGTACGGTCTTTTATAAATTTGCTAAAGAAAAATTTTCCTGATCATACCATCCATCAAATGGACGAAAGATATACCAGCAAAATAGCCATGGCTGCAATGATCAGTGGAGGAATGAAAAAGAAAGACCGACAGAAAAAAGAGAACGTTGACAAACTGAGCGCAACGATCATTTTACAGTCATATTTAGAATCAAGATTATGA
- a CDS encoding iron-sulfur cluster repair di-iron protein produces the protein MMKNKSIEILVNENFVYAKVLDYFGVQYYKSKNKTLQQVCQEHKINIGQLLEVIERAQHPATIEASELKKFPARLIISYLKHAHELFIKDRLPFILKQIDSLNAPLDQNLVNDLKMIIPMFVDDFIHHIYEEEDRLFSYIHDLECFIIGKTTSSKILINIDAFSIQEFALHHGDSDDEMKGIRGITNEYKTDDIDDIQLKVIFKELQAFDQELTKHAHIENNVLFPKALMLEKQAKEKLQITYSQN, from the coding sequence ATGATGAAAAATAAATCAATCGAAATATTAGTCAATGAAAACTTCGTATACGCGAAAGTGCTAGACTATTTCGGTGTGCAGTACTACAAATCTAAAAACAAAACCTTACAGCAAGTCTGCCAAGAACATAAGATCAATATAGGTCAATTGCTCGAAGTAATTGAGCGAGCACAACACCCAGCGACTATAGAGGCTTCCGAGCTCAAAAAATTTCCCGCAAGGTTGATTATCAGCTATTTGAAACATGCCCATGAGCTTTTCATCAAGGATCGTTTGCCATTCATACTCAAGCAGATTGATAGCCTAAATGCACCCCTAGATCAAAATCTGGTCAACGATTTGAAAATGATCATACCCATGTTTGTAGATGATTTCATTCATCATATCTACGAAGAAGAAGACAGGCTCTTTTCGTATATTCATGATTTAGAATGTTTTATTATCGGAAAAACTACCTCCTCTAAGATACTGATCAATATAGATGCTTTCTCCATTCAGGAATTTGCCCTGCATCATGGCGACTCTGATGATGAAATGAAAGGAATTCGAGGAATCACCAACGAATACAAAACAGACGACATCGACGACATACAACTCAAAGTGATCTTCAAAGAACTGCAGGCTTTTGACCAAGAGTTGACCAAACATGCCCATATCGAAAACAATGTACTCTTTCCTAAAGCACTGATGCTCGAAAAGCAAGCCAAAGAAAAACTTCAAATTACTTACAGTCAAAACTAA
- a CDS encoding AAA family ATPase, with translation MSEHTTEVEAADALHQAYIDLKKEISKVIVGQDDVVKLLITSIFCQGHALLVGVPGLAKTLLIRTIASALHLDFNRIQFTPDLMPSDILGAETLDKDRNFKFIKGPIFSNIILADEINRTPPKTQAALLESMQEYSVTVAGKQWKLDEPFFVLATQNPIEQEGTYPLPEAQLDRFMFMINLDYPSYESEINIVKNESAGAIKDVKGVLDAKQILAFQQLVNKVPVADNVIEYAVSLVHKTRPESDRVSDIAKSYLEWGAGPRASQFLIKGAKCNALLNGKYSPDIEDVQAIAEPILRHRIVRNFKAEAEGISISQIIADIL, from the coding sequence ATGAGTGAACACACAACTGAAGTAGAAGCTGCAGATGCATTGCATCAAGCTTATATAGATCTAAAAAAGGAAATTTCTAAAGTCATCGTAGGGCAGGATGACGTAGTCAAACTATTGATTACGTCCATATTCTGCCAAGGGCACGCCCTGCTTGTGGGCGTACCAGGTCTAGCCAAAACCCTCTTGATTAGAACCATCGCTTCGGCTTTGCATTTAGATTTTAACAGAATCCAGTTTACACCAGACCTGATGCCATCCGACATCTTGGGAGCTGAAACCTTAGACAAAGACCGAAATTTTAAATTCATCAAAGGGCCAATATTTTCGAACATCATCCTAGCTGATGAGATCAACCGTACGCCACCCAAAACGCAAGCCGCCTTACTAGAATCTATGCAGGAGTATTCGGTCACGGTAGCTGGCAAACAATGGAAACTAGATGAACCTTTTTTCGTATTGGCCACCCAAAACCCCATCGAACAAGAAGGGACTTATCCACTACCCGAAGCACAACTCGATAGATTCATGTTTATGATCAATTTGGATTATCCTTCATACGAATCCGAAATCAACATTGTAAAAAACGAATCGGCTGGTGCAATCAAAGACGTAAAGGGCGTACTAGATGCCAAGCAAATATTAGCTTTTCAGCAATTGGTAAACAAAGTGCCCGTAGCCGATAATGTCATAGAATATGCCGTGAGCCTCGTACACAAAACCAGACCAGAATCTGACAGGGTCTCTGACATCGCCAAGTCATATTTAGAATGGGGAGCAGGCCCTAGAGCCTCGCAGTTTCTAATCAAAGGCGCCAAATGCAACGCCTTGCTCAATGGTAAATATTCGCCAGACATCGAAGATGTACAAGCCATCGCTGAGCCGATTTTAAGACATCGAATTGTGAGAAACTTTAAAGCAGAAGCCGAAGGCATCTCAATCAGTCAGATCATCGCAGACATCTTGTAA
- a CDS encoding peptidylprolyl isomerase → MNLNYIKLGLIAVLMSVMGQAQAQSAGDKGVVIDKIIAKVDDYIVLKSELDRAYLEFLSRGELSQGDPKCQILESLVINKMMVAKAEIDSIYVLDAEVENNLDRRMSYFIQQIGSEERLEEIYNKSISEFKADLFDQIKEQMIVQKMQGTIGEDVSVTPAEVKKFYGLIPRDSLPYFSTEVTIGQIVKIPDVNDKRKEEIENQMLDLKKRIENGEDFGQLAKKFSQDPGSASAGGELGFFKRGELAPEYEAAALSMKPGEISRPVESQFGFHLIQLIERRGNTYNSRHILIIPKATTSDVEDAKQFLDSLRSAVINDSMRFEVFAKEHSDDQQTSGNGGFFSDATGAMKVSVEELDPTLFFTIDTMAVGSITRPMEFRMADGTDAVRIILYKEKIPPHQANLLQDYQKIRAATVANKRNQIMSDWFQETQGEVYIHVDPEFEKCRILVN, encoded by the coding sequence ATGAATTTGAATTATATTAAGCTAGGGCTGATAGCGGTACTGATGAGTGTGATGGGACAAGCTCAAGCGCAATCGGCAGGAGATAAGGGCGTAGTGATCGACAAGATCATTGCCAAAGTAGACGATTATATCGTACTCAAATCCGAACTGGATCGTGCCTATTTGGAATTCCTCTCCAGAGGAGAATTATCTCAAGGTGACCCAAAATGCCAAATTCTGGAATCACTAGTCATCAACAAGATGATGGTAGCCAAAGCCGAAATCGATTCGATCTATGTACTAGACGCTGAGGTAGAAAACAACCTCGACCGAAGAATGTCTTATTTCATTCAGCAGATCGGCTCAGAAGAAAGACTAGAAGAAATCTACAACAAATCTATCTCTGAGTTTAAAGCAGACCTATTCGATCAAATCAAAGAACAAATGATCGTACAAAAAATGCAAGGTACCATCGGCGAAGACGTAAGCGTAACACCAGCAGAAGTAAAAAAATTCTACGGGCTCATTCCTCGGGATAGTTTACCCTATTTCTCTACAGAAGTCACCATCGGTCAGATAGTAAAAATCCCAGATGTGAACGACAAGCGAAAAGAAGAAATCGAAAACCAAATGCTCGATTTAAAAAAACGAATTGAAAATGGCGAAGACTTTGGTCAATTGGCCAAGAAGTTTTCTCAAGATCCTGGGTCTGCTAGTGCTGGTGGCGAGCTTGGTTTTTTCAAGCGTGGCGAACTAGCTCCAGAATACGAAGCAGCAGCACTAAGTATGAAGCCCGGAGAAATCTCACGACCAGTAGAATCTCAATTTGGCTTTCACCTGATCCAATTGATCGAAAGGAGAGGAAACACCTACAACTCTCGACACATACTAATCATCCCAAAAGCGACTACAAGTGATGTGGAAGACGCCAAGCAGTTTTTGGACAGCTTGAGAAGTGCTGTGATCAACGACAGCATGCGATTCGAAGTGTTTGCCAAAGAACACTCCGACGACCAGCAGACCAGTGGCAACGGTGGTTTTTTCAGCGACGCAACTGGCGCCATGAAAGTATCAGTAGAAGAGCTAGACCCTACGCTTTTCTTCACTATTGATACCATGGCAGTAGGCAGTATCACTCGCCCGATGGAATTCAGAATGGCAGACGGTACGGATGCAGTACGTATCATCCTGTACAAAGAAAAAATACCTCCTCATCAGGCCAATTTGCTACAAGATTATCAAAAAATACGTGCGGCTACAGTCGCCAACAAACGAAACCAAATCATGTCTGATTGGTTCCAAGAAACACAAGGAGAAGTATATATCCATGTAGATCCAGAGTTTGAAAAATGCCGAATTTTGGTAAATTGA
- a CDS encoding peptidyl-prolyl cis-trans isomerase translates to MKIKIYIAGIAVLWASACDQLYYTDTTQAVDDRVKLARVNDIYLYDEDISSLVPRNNPADSSMIVSKYIDSWVKKQLTIARASTELDFDEAKIERKILDYRYALMIHEFEMHYINQHLDKETSDEEIEKYYNEKFENFVLRQNIMRCLFAMVPVEAPQIDNFRKLIRTYPDTDLEEIQSYCYRFASKSSLETELWINFDEVIGNTPLISVQEKADFLKNNSFVETSDEKYYYFIRILDYKISDQIAPLAYIKDDIESILINKKKVALRKELEEEVYKVAKENNEFELY, encoded by the coding sequence TTGAAGATTAAAATATACATAGCAGGAATAGCTGTTTTATGGGCCTCTGCCTGTGATCAGCTCTACTATACAGACACCACCCAGGCTGTAGACGACCGTGTGAAGCTGGCTCGTGTCAACGATATTTATCTCTATGATGAGGACATCAGTAGCCTCGTACCACGAAACAACCCTGCAGACAGCAGCATGATCGTATCTAAGTATATAGACTCGTGGGTCAAAAAGCAATTGACGATCGCAAGAGCATCTACAGAACTTGATTTTGATGAAGCCAAGATCGAACGCAAGATTTTGGATTACCGATATGCTTTAATGATTCATGAATTCGAAATGCACTACATCAATCAGCATTTAGACAAAGAGACCTCTGACGAGGAAATAGAGAAATACTACAACGAGAAATTTGAAAACTTTGTGCTTCGCCAAAATATCATGCGCTGTCTATTTGCCATGGTACCCGTAGAAGCTCCACAAATCGACAATTTTCGAAAGCTCATTCGCACTTACCCAGACACCGACCTAGAAGAGATTCAATCATACTGCTATCGCTTTGCTTCCAAATCATCCTTGGAAACGGAACTTTGGATCAATTTTGATGAGGTCATTGGCAATACACCACTGATCAGCGTACAAGAAAAAGCTGACTTTTTAAAGAACAACAGTTTTGTAGAAACCTCAGACGAAAAATACTATTACTTTATTCGAATACTCGATTACAAAATATCAGACCAGATTGCACCACTGGCCTACATCAAAGATGACATAGAAAGCATCCTGATCAACAAAAAGAAGGTAGCATTAAGAAAGGAATTAGAAGAAGAGGTTTACAAAGTAGCCAAAGAAAACAATGAATTTGAATTATATTAA
- a CDS encoding peptidylprolyl isomerase produces the protein MIQSTRFSSLLFLLVLPLLSFAQSNEDDQVLFQLDSEPYGIKAFNYYFLKNAEEPSADSAKIKVNEYLDLYVNFRLKVKEAIAQGQDQTPEFKEEFEGYKKQLAEPYLMQTKVNEQMVAEAYQRLTQEVSASHILIKSDEQANPEDTLKAYNKALDIKNKILAGADFETLASQVSDDPSAKQNGGSLGYFSALQMVYPFENAVYQNQIGDIVGPVKTRFGYHIIKINDKRKARGQVLVAHIMIRAKPDSLSMATAKSKAASIYDNLKKGASWDEQCKLYSDDVRTKPAGGKLQWFGTGQLVPTFEDAAFALKETGDISEPVQTRFGYHIIKLIDQKGIASFEEMQSELETKISRDSRAKDKKSVAITKLKESQYFEINPIVFNQLANYFDSTLLTAQWNNEQSQTNGSKVLFTTNNTDYTLQLFFDYVEEKQKKRKLTALDTYVNQLYNQFVEKSIFDEELELIEAHNYDYQMVLDEYRSGILLFNLMETEVWNKAMVDSIGLQEFYDKNKKKNYKLAEHVVVRRFVSKDSSVLQSVSTQLDKTNSELDSLFNSQEPLTLQTFEEKIEQGKNKWLDDHWAIGSSVQSGKNYFTLWHVVSIQPDGYKPLTEIKGLVISDYQHELEKQWLKALSKKYPMKLNKSVLKSYIEGFED, from the coding sequence ATGATCCAATCCACTCGATTTTCATCCCTTCTTTTCCTTCTTGTTTTGCCACTTTTATCCTTCGCCCAATCAAACGAAGACGATCAAGTGCTATTCCAACTGGACAGCGAACCCTACGGCATCAAAGCATTCAATTATTACTTTTTAAAAAACGCAGAAGAGCCCTCGGCAGATAGTGCCAAGATCAAAGTCAACGAATACTTAGACTTGTATGTCAACTTTAGACTTAAAGTCAAAGAAGCCATAGCACAAGGTCAAGACCAAACCCCAGAATTCAAAGAAGAATTTGAAGGGTACAAAAAGCAACTGGCCGAGCCCTACCTCATGCAGACCAAGGTAAACGAACAAATGGTAGCCGAAGCCTATCAGCGACTCACCCAAGAGGTATCAGCCTCTCATATCCTCATCAAATCCGATGAGCAAGCAAACCCAGAAGACACATTAAAAGCTTATAACAAAGCCTTAGACATCAAAAATAAAATACTAGCTGGTGCGGATTTTGAAACGCTAGCCTCCCAAGTATCCGACGACCCCAGCGCCAAACAAAACGGCGGCAGCTTGGGCTACTTCTCTGCACTACAAATGGTCTATCCCTTTGAAAATGCTGTATATCAAAATCAAATCGGCGACATCGTAGGCCCAGTAAAAACACGGTTTGGCTACCACATCATCAAAATCAATGACAAACGAAAGGCCAGAGGCCAAGTGCTAGTCGCACACATCATGATACGCGCCAAGCCTGATAGTCTGTCGATGGCTACAGCCAAAAGTAAAGCAGCCTCTATCTATGATAATCTGAAAAAAGGAGCTTCCTGGGACGAACAATGCAAGCTCTATTCAGACGACGTTCGCACCAAGCCTGCTGGAGGTAAATTGCAATGGTTTGGCACAGGCCAACTAGTACCCACATTCGAAGACGCTGCCTTTGCTTTGAAAGAAACGGGAGATATATCTGAGCCCGTTCAGACCCGATTTGGCTATCACATCATCAAGCTCATAGACCAAAAAGGAATCGCCTCTTTCGAAGAAATGCAAAGCGAACTAGAAACCAAGATATCTCGAGACTCTCGTGCCAAAGACAAGAAATCTGTGGCAATAACCAAACTCAAGGAATCACAATATTTTGAAATCAACCCTATCGTATTCAACCAACTGGCAAATTACTTTGACTCAACCTTGCTCACAGCCCAATGGAACAATGAGCAATCACAAACCAACGGATCCAAAGTACTATTCACCACCAACAATACCGACTATACCCTTCAACTATTTTTCGACTATGTGGAAGAAAAGCAGAAAAAACGAAAACTAACCGCTTTAGACACATATGTGAATCAGCTATACAACCAATTCGTGGAAAAGAGCATTTTCGACGAAGAACTAGAGCTGATCGAAGCCCACAACTATGACTACCAAATGGTACTAGACGAATACCGAAGTGGTATCTTGCTATTCAACCTAATGGAAACAGAAGTGTGGAACAAAGCCATGGTAGACAGTATAGGTCTTCAAGAATTTTACGACAAGAACAAAAAGAAAAACTACAAGCTAGCCGAGCACGTAGTGGTTCGTCGATTCGTATCCAAGGATTCTTCTGTGCTTCAAAGCGTTAGCACACAGCTAGACAAGACAAATTCCGAATTGGATAGCCTATTCAATAGCCAAGAACCATTAACTTTGCAGACTTTTGAAGAAAAAATCGAGCAAGGAAAAAACAAATGGTTGGACGATCATTGGGCAATTGGCAGCTCTGTTCAGTCAGGAAAAAATTATTTTACCCTTTGGCATGTCGTATCTATTCAACCAGATGGCTACAAGCCACTCACAGAAATCAAAGGGTTAGTGATTTCCGATTATCAACATGAATTAGAAAAACAATGGTTGAAAGCATTGAGTAAAAAGTACCCAATGAAATTGAATAAGTCAGTGCTTAAATCATACATAGAAGGATTTGAAGATTAA